The following are encoded together in the Williamwhitmania sp. genome:
- a CDS encoding dihydroorotate dehydrogenase-like protein, with product MPEITTSYLGLKLKNPIIASSSGLTDTVDKLVELEKAGVAAVVLKSIFEEEIVMHTQRSLEKMSASGFVYPETMEYFEYDYEEIEDPVQTYLKLIADAKKKLNIPVIASINCLSHGGWEDFALKVEKAGADALELNVFLLPSDTSRSAEEFEKIYFDVVKSVVAKVKIPVSLKMGPYASNLSSLIEKLSKTGIKGLVLFNRSYNTDFDINTLEFTNSSVLTSSSDMHQTLRWIALSAGKVKCDLAASTGVHDGAGVIKMLLAGANAVQVASTLYRNGNAQVAKMLSDLTEWMNAQGYKSLRDFAGKMSYKQTYNPGAFERVQFMKHYRAFNG from the coding sequence ATGCCTGAAATTACTACTAGCTATTTAGGACTTAAACTTAAAAATCCAATTATTGCTTCTAGCTCTGGGCTTACCGATACGGTTGATAAGCTGGTGGAGCTTGAAAAGGCAGGAGTGGCTGCCGTGGTGCTCAAGTCCATATTCGAAGAGGAAATAGTGATGCACACGCAGCGATCACTTGAGAAAATGTCCGCATCTGGCTTCGTATACCCCGAAACCATGGAATATTTTGAGTACGACTACGAGGAGATTGAGGATCCGGTGCAAACCTACCTTAAGCTAATTGCCGATGCCAAGAAAAAACTCAATATTCCGGTAATTGCCAGCATCAACTGCCTTTCGCACGGTGGCTGGGAAGATTTTGCCCTCAAGGTTGAAAAGGCTGGTGCTGATGCGCTGGAGCTGAACGTGTTTTTGCTTCCCAGTGATACCAGCCGTAGTGCAGAGGAGTTTGAGAAAATATACTTCGACGTGGTGAAGAGCGTGGTTGCTAAGGTGAAAATACCGGTCTCGCTCAAGATGGGCCCCTACGCCTCTAACCTTTCATCGCTCATCGAGAAGCTATCGAAGACTGGAATAAAGGGCTTGGTGCTGTTTAACCGCAGCTACAACACCGACTTCGACATCAACACCCTGGAGTTTACCAATTCGTCGGTGCTTACCTCCTCATCCGATATGCATCAAACGCTTCGGTGGATTGCACTTTCAGCCGGAAAAGTTAAATGTGACTTGGCTGCTTCAACCGGTGTGCACGATGGTGCCGGGGTTATAAAGATGCTGCTGGCTGGTGCCAATGCAGTTCAGGTGGCTTCCACTCTTTACAGGAACGGCAATGCACAGGTGGCTAAAATGCTGAGCGATTTAACCGAGTGGATGAATGCACAAGGTTATAAATCGCTACGCGATTTTGCCGGAAAGATGAGCTACAAGCAAACCTACAACCCTGGGGCATTCGAGCGGGTTCAGTTTATGAAGCACTACAGAGCCTTTAACGGATAG